The following proteins come from a genomic window of Larimichthys crocea isolate SSNF chromosome III, L_crocea_2.0, whole genome shotgun sequence:
- the msh6 gene encoding DNA mismatch repair protein Msh6 isoform X1 has protein sequence MAKQSSLFNFFTKSPPPVSKPKPKPSPSPAEADLPSSVEKSNSSPKEQAKQTPQQQQQPAKSNKVKPKSNSKSANGGFNKLFGDKAPTTKQSSPTCTLSAGALVWAKLEGHPWWPCMVVPQPLSGQQMRGRGRDQRIHVHFFDEPPTRGWVSTKYIREYQGSDSSDAKSGGVFFSGKPVIRRAMELADGVMFDSPEKRLKMPLCTDPSDEEEDDEDEEMELDKSTMSDEEVSDEDEPKNEKAKSPKVSRRSSRASTEKGNKAKRRRIIVASDSDGSDEEFKPEQAASSSEDEEEEEGTVSSEEEKESTHESEADSPVKPVKRKRPAEKPAAAKAKIPPTPSTAPKRAPAAVAADTKSRLSAFSAPDNFESQANGSGTGGGATIWDHEKLEWLQDGRRKDAGRRRQTEDDYDPTTLYVPEDFLNRNTPGMRRWWQLKSKMFDTVIFYKVGKFYELYHMDAVVGVNELGLTFMKGTWAHSGFPEIGFGRFSDVLVQKGYKVGRVEQTETPEMMETRCKAMAKPTKFDRVVKREVCRIITRGTQTYSVLDGAPSESQSKFLLSIKEKAEEESSGRCRTYGVSFVDTSVGYFHVGQFPDDRHCSRLRTLIAHFAPAEVLFEKGNPSVETRKILKASLSSALQEGLNAGTQFWDAQKTLKTLSEEDYFSETAGKDQGAGKNFLPALLKNMTSESDSLCLTPKEGYELALSALGGCIFYLKKCLVDQELLSMANFEEYIPVDVEMEKAAGPASFFAQTRQRMVLDGVTLANLEIFQSGSGGTEGTLLERLDTCSTPFGKRLLKQWLCAPLCNPTSINDRLNAVEDLMGAQAQATEVSDLLKKLPDLERLLSKIHSIGTPLKGQDHPDSRAVLYEEVTYSKRKITDFLSALEGFKTMQEIISVLAPVSDESRSKLLCQIVTLKSEKDGLFPDLSAELKRWDTAFDHQKARTTGVISPKAGFDPEYDQALAGVKNCERELQEYLDRQKKRLGCKNMSYWGTGRNRYQMEVPDSVSERNIPEEYEVKSTKKGWKRYVTKESERLFSELQGFEEKRDAAVKDCMRRLFYNFDKNYKDWKTGVECMAVLDALLALSRYSQGGDGPMTRPEVVLPEGDDQVAPFLDLTGSRHPCVTKTFFGDDFIPNDIHIGCPGSSEDDEEKNDASCVLVTGPNMGGKSTLMRQCGLVIILAQLGCYVPAESLRFTPVDRVFTRLGASDRIMAGESTFFVELSETASILHHATKHSLVLLDELGRGTATYDGTAIASAVVKELAEKICCRTLFSTHYHSLVEDYANNHAVRLGHMACMVENECEDPSQETITFLYKFITGACPKSYGFNAARLASLPEEVIQSGHRKAREFEKSTISLRLFKKLCQFAEDATLGNTHFASLIQMLNNL, from the exons ATGGCGAAGCAAAGCTCTCTTTTCAATTTTTTCACCAAGTCTCCGCCGCCGGTCTCCAAGCCGAAGCCGAAGCCGAGTCCCTCTCCGGCCGAGGCAGACCTGCCTTCCTCCGTGGAGAAGTCCAACTCCTCTCCGAAAGAGCAAGCTAAACAAACaccgcaacaacaacaacaaccagccAAGAGCAACAAAGTTAAACCTAAAAGTAACTCCAAGTCTGCGAATGGAGGATTCAACAAACTCTTTGGCGACAAGGCCCCAACAACCAAACAAAG CAGCCCCACATGCACGTTAAGTGCCGGCGCCCTCGTCTGGGCAAAACTGGAGGGACACCCCTGGTGGCCCTGCATGGTGGTACCCCAACCTCTGAGTGGACAGCAGATGAGGGGCCGTGGTCGGGACCAACGCATACACGTCCATTTCTTTGATGAACCCCCTACTAGAGGATGGGTCAGCACCAAATATATCAGAGAGTACCAAG gCTCTGACAGCAGTGATGCTAAATCGGGAGGTGTTTTCTTCAGTGGCAAACCTGTAATCCGTCGCGCAATGGAGCTCGCTGATGGAGTGATGTTTGACAGCCCCgaaaaaagattaaagatgCCTCTTTGTACGGATCCATctgatgaggaagaggatgatgaggatgaggaaatGGAG cttgaCAAGTCAACAATGAGTGATGAAGAggtcagtgatgaagatgaaccGAAAAATGAGAAAGCGAAGTCACCCAAGGTCAGTCGACGTTCGTCACGCGCTTcaacagaaaaaggaaacaaggcCAAGCGCCGTCGCATAATTGTAGCCTCAGACAGTGATGGATCGGATGAGGAATTCAAACCAGAACAGGCTGCTTCCAGCAgcgaggatgaggaggaagaagaagggacAGTGAGCagtgaagaggagaaggagagcacTCATGAGTCCGAAGCAGACAGTCCTGTCAAGCCTGTGAAGCGCAAACGTCCTGCAGAAAAGCCTGCTGCTGCAAAAGCTAAGATACCTCCTACCCCGTCCACTGCACCAAAACGAGCTCCGGCAGCTGTTGCAGCCGATACGAAGTCTCGTTTGTCGGCTTTCTCTGCCCCTGACAACTTTGAGAGCCAGGCAAACGGATCAGGCACCGGTGGAGGTGCCACAATTTGGGACCATGAGAAGTTGGAGTGGTTGCAGGATGGTAGGAGGAAAGATGCTGGAAGGCGGCGACAGACAGAGGATGACTACGATCCGACCACCCTGTATGTGCCAGAAGACTTTTTGAACAGAAACACTCCTGGCATGCGCCGTTGGTGGCAGCTAAAGTCTAAGATGTTTGATACAGTCATTTTCTACAAGGTGGGGAAGTTTTATGAGCTCTACCACATGGATGCTGTGGTCGGAGTCAACGAGCTGGGACTAACTTTCATGAAGGGGACCTGGGCGCACTCAGGCTTTCCAGAGATCGGCTTTGGACGTTTCTCAGATGTACTTGTCCAGAAAGGCTACAAGGTGGGTCGTGTGGAGCAGACAGAGACCCCAGAGATGATGGAAACGCGTTGCAAGGCCATGGCTAAGCCCACCAAGTTTGACCGCGTGGTGAAAAGAGAGGTGTGCCGGATTATCACACGTGGTACCCAGACCTACAGCGTGTTGGACGGTGCTCCCTCTGAGAGTCAGAGCAAGTTCCTACTGAGTATAAAGGAAAAGGCTGAGGAGGAAAGCTCTGGTCGTTGCCGCACATATGGAGTCTCCTTTGTTGATACCTCTGTGGGTTATTTCCATGTAGGCCAGTTCCCAGACGACCGTCACTGCTCACGTCTGCGCACTCTGATAGCACACTTTGCTCCCGCTGAGGTGCTCTTTGAAAAGGGGAACCCATCTGTTGAAACACGCAAAATCCTCAAGGCCTCCCTGTCCTCTGCCTTGCAGGAAGGGCTTAATGCAGGCACCCAGTTCTGGGATGCTCAGAAGACTCTTAAGACCCTTTCAGAAGAAGATTACTTTAGCGAGACTGCTGGCAAGGATCAGGGGGCAGGAAAAAATTTTCTTCCCGCTCTTCTCAAGAACATGACCTCTGAGAGTGATTCACTGTGCCTGACTCCTAAAGAGGGCTATGAGCTGGCACTGTCGGCGCTGGGTGGATGCATTTTCTACCTGAAGAAATGTCTGGTAGACCAAGAGCTGCTCTCCATGGCCAACTTTGAAGAATATATTCCTGTTGATGTTGAGATGGAAAAAGCTGCCGGACCTGCCAGTTTCTTTGCCCAGACTCGTCAGCGGATGGTCCTTGATGGAGTGACTCTGGCAAACTTGGAAATCTTTCAGAGCGGGTCGGGAGGAACAGAAGGGACGCTGCTGGAGCGTTTGGATACCTGCTCAACCCCATTTGGCAAGAGGCTGCTGAAGCAGTGGCTCTGTGCCCCTCTGTGCAACCCCACATCCATCAACGACCGACTGAATGCAGTGGAAGACCTGATGGGAGCTCAGGCCCAGGCTACTGAGGTTTCAGACCTGCTGAAGAAGCTTCCAGATCTGGAACGCCTTCTGAGTAAAATCCACAGCATTGGCACTCCTCTAAAGGGCCAGGATCACCCTGACAGCAGAGCAGTTCTCTATGAGGAGGTCACCTACAGCAAGCGCAAGATCACAGACTTCCTCTCAGCACTGGAAGGTTTCAAAACCATGCAGGAGATCATTTCCGTCCTCGCTCCAGTTTCAGATGAATCTCGTTCCAAGTTGCTCTGTCAAATTGTCACCCTGAAAAGCGAAAAGGACGGGCTCTTTCCCGACCTCTCTGCTGAACTCAAGCGCTGGGATACGGCCTTTGACCACCAGAAAGCCCGCACTACTGGTGTGATATCCCCTAAAGCAGGCTTTGACCCAGAGTATGACCAGGCCCTGGCTGGAGTCAAGAACTGCGAACGCGAGCTGCAGGAGTACctggacagacagaagaagagacttGGCTGTAAAAACATGTCCTACTGGGGAACTGGGCGAAACCGCTACCAGATGGAGGTGCCTGACAGCGTCTCAGAGAGGAACATTCCTGAGGAGTACGAGGTGAAATCCACAAAAAAAGGCTGGAAGCGTTATGTGACAAAAGAGTCAGAGCGACTTTTCTCAGAGCTGCAAGGATTCGAGGAGAAGAGAGACGCTGCTGTGAAAGACTGCATGAGGAGGCTCTTCTACAACTTTGACAAGAACTACAAAGACTGGAAGACGGGCGTGGAGTGCATGGCAGTGCTGG atgcaCTGCTGGCCTTGTCGCGCTACAGTCAGGGTGGAGACGGACCGATGACCAGGCCAGAGGTGGTGCTCCCTGAGGGTGATGACCAGGTGGCGCCATTCCTTGACCTCACTGGATCCCGTCACCCTTGCGTCACCAAGACGTTTTTCGGCGACGACTTCATCCCTAATGACATACACATCGGCTGCCCTGGCAGCAGTGAAGACGACGAGGAAAAAAACGATGCCTCTTGTGTCCTCGTCACAGGGCCAAACATGGGTGGAAAGTCTACTCTGATGAGACAG TGTGGACTTGTGATCATCCTAGCTCAGCTGGGCTGCTACGTTCCCGCCGAGAGCTTGCGCTTCACACCAGTCGACAGGGTCTTCACTCGGCTGGGCGCCTCAGATCGCATCATGGCTG GAGAGAGTACCTTCTTTGTGGAGCTGAGTGAGACTGCCAGCATCCTGCATCACGCTACAAAACATTCCCTTGTGCTCCTGGATGAATTAG GAAGGGGCACAGCCACATATGATGGCACAGCGATTGCCAGCGCTGTTGTGAAGGAGCTTGCTGAGAAGATCTGCTGTCGCACGCTCTTCTCCACACATTACCACTCCCTGGTGGAGGACTATGCCAACAACCATGCTGTGCGGTTGGGCCACATG gcatGCATGGTGGAGAATGAATGCGAGGATCCAAGTCAGGAGACCATCACGTTCCTCTACAAGTTCATCACCGGTGCTTGTCCGAAGAGTTACGGCTTCAATGCTGCTCGACTCGCCAGCCTGCCAGAAGAGGTCATCCAGTCAGGTCACAGGAAGGCCAGAGAGTTTGAGAAGAGCACCATCAGCCTCAGACTCTTCAA GAAGCTTTGCCAGTTTGCTGAAGATGCTACACTGGGAAACACACACTTCGCTTCACTCATTCAGATGCTCAACAACCTGTAG
- the msh6 gene encoding DNA mismatch repair protein Msh6 isoform X2, protein MAKQSSLFNFFTKSPPPVSKPKPKPSPSPAEADLPSSVEKSNSSPKEQAKQTPQQQQQPAKSNKVKPKSNSKSANGGFNKLFGDKAPTTKQSPTCTLSAGALVWAKLEGHPWWPCMVVPQPLSGQQMRGRGRDQRIHVHFFDEPPTRGWVSTKYIREYQGSDSSDAKSGGVFFSGKPVIRRAMELADGVMFDSPEKRLKMPLCTDPSDEEEDDEDEEMELDKSTMSDEEVSDEDEPKNEKAKSPKVSRRSSRASTEKGNKAKRRRIIVASDSDGSDEEFKPEQAASSSEDEEEEEGTVSSEEEKESTHESEADSPVKPVKRKRPAEKPAAAKAKIPPTPSTAPKRAPAAVAADTKSRLSAFSAPDNFESQANGSGTGGGATIWDHEKLEWLQDGRRKDAGRRRQTEDDYDPTTLYVPEDFLNRNTPGMRRWWQLKSKMFDTVIFYKVGKFYELYHMDAVVGVNELGLTFMKGTWAHSGFPEIGFGRFSDVLVQKGYKVGRVEQTETPEMMETRCKAMAKPTKFDRVVKREVCRIITRGTQTYSVLDGAPSESQSKFLLSIKEKAEEESSGRCRTYGVSFVDTSVGYFHVGQFPDDRHCSRLRTLIAHFAPAEVLFEKGNPSVETRKILKASLSSALQEGLNAGTQFWDAQKTLKTLSEEDYFSETAGKDQGAGKNFLPALLKNMTSESDSLCLTPKEGYELALSALGGCIFYLKKCLVDQELLSMANFEEYIPVDVEMEKAAGPASFFAQTRQRMVLDGVTLANLEIFQSGSGGTEGTLLERLDTCSTPFGKRLLKQWLCAPLCNPTSINDRLNAVEDLMGAQAQATEVSDLLKKLPDLERLLSKIHSIGTPLKGQDHPDSRAVLYEEVTYSKRKITDFLSALEGFKTMQEIISVLAPVSDESRSKLLCQIVTLKSEKDGLFPDLSAELKRWDTAFDHQKARTTGVISPKAGFDPEYDQALAGVKNCERELQEYLDRQKKRLGCKNMSYWGTGRNRYQMEVPDSVSERNIPEEYEVKSTKKGWKRYVTKESERLFSELQGFEEKRDAAVKDCMRRLFYNFDKNYKDWKTGVECMAVLDALLALSRYSQGGDGPMTRPEVVLPEGDDQVAPFLDLTGSRHPCVTKTFFGDDFIPNDIHIGCPGSSEDDEEKNDASCVLVTGPNMGGKSTLMRQCGLVIILAQLGCYVPAESLRFTPVDRVFTRLGASDRIMAGESTFFVELSETASILHHATKHSLVLLDELGRGTATYDGTAIASAVVKELAEKICCRTLFSTHYHSLVEDYANNHAVRLGHMACMVENECEDPSQETITFLYKFITGACPKSYGFNAARLASLPEEVIQSGHRKAREFEKSTISLRLFKKLCQFAEDATLGNTHFASLIQMLNNL, encoded by the exons ATGGCGAAGCAAAGCTCTCTTTTCAATTTTTTCACCAAGTCTCCGCCGCCGGTCTCCAAGCCGAAGCCGAAGCCGAGTCCCTCTCCGGCCGAGGCAGACCTGCCTTCCTCCGTGGAGAAGTCCAACTCCTCTCCGAAAGAGCAAGCTAAACAAACaccgcaacaacaacaacaaccagccAAGAGCAACAAAGTTAAACCTAAAAGTAACTCCAAGTCTGCGAATGGAGGATTCAACAAACTCTTTGGCGACAAGGCCCCAACAACCAAACAAAG CCCCACATGCACGTTAAGTGCCGGCGCCCTCGTCTGGGCAAAACTGGAGGGACACCCCTGGTGGCCCTGCATGGTGGTACCCCAACCTCTGAGTGGACAGCAGATGAGGGGCCGTGGTCGGGACCAACGCATACACGTCCATTTCTTTGATGAACCCCCTACTAGAGGATGGGTCAGCACCAAATATATCAGAGAGTACCAAG gCTCTGACAGCAGTGATGCTAAATCGGGAGGTGTTTTCTTCAGTGGCAAACCTGTAATCCGTCGCGCAATGGAGCTCGCTGATGGAGTGATGTTTGACAGCCCCgaaaaaagattaaagatgCCTCTTTGTACGGATCCATctgatgaggaagaggatgatgaggatgaggaaatGGAG cttgaCAAGTCAACAATGAGTGATGAAGAggtcagtgatgaagatgaaccGAAAAATGAGAAAGCGAAGTCACCCAAGGTCAGTCGACGTTCGTCACGCGCTTcaacagaaaaaggaaacaaggcCAAGCGCCGTCGCATAATTGTAGCCTCAGACAGTGATGGATCGGATGAGGAATTCAAACCAGAACAGGCTGCTTCCAGCAgcgaggatgaggaggaagaagaagggacAGTGAGCagtgaagaggagaaggagagcacTCATGAGTCCGAAGCAGACAGTCCTGTCAAGCCTGTGAAGCGCAAACGTCCTGCAGAAAAGCCTGCTGCTGCAAAAGCTAAGATACCTCCTACCCCGTCCACTGCACCAAAACGAGCTCCGGCAGCTGTTGCAGCCGATACGAAGTCTCGTTTGTCGGCTTTCTCTGCCCCTGACAACTTTGAGAGCCAGGCAAACGGATCAGGCACCGGTGGAGGTGCCACAATTTGGGACCATGAGAAGTTGGAGTGGTTGCAGGATGGTAGGAGGAAAGATGCTGGAAGGCGGCGACAGACAGAGGATGACTACGATCCGACCACCCTGTATGTGCCAGAAGACTTTTTGAACAGAAACACTCCTGGCATGCGCCGTTGGTGGCAGCTAAAGTCTAAGATGTTTGATACAGTCATTTTCTACAAGGTGGGGAAGTTTTATGAGCTCTACCACATGGATGCTGTGGTCGGAGTCAACGAGCTGGGACTAACTTTCATGAAGGGGACCTGGGCGCACTCAGGCTTTCCAGAGATCGGCTTTGGACGTTTCTCAGATGTACTTGTCCAGAAAGGCTACAAGGTGGGTCGTGTGGAGCAGACAGAGACCCCAGAGATGATGGAAACGCGTTGCAAGGCCATGGCTAAGCCCACCAAGTTTGACCGCGTGGTGAAAAGAGAGGTGTGCCGGATTATCACACGTGGTACCCAGACCTACAGCGTGTTGGACGGTGCTCCCTCTGAGAGTCAGAGCAAGTTCCTACTGAGTATAAAGGAAAAGGCTGAGGAGGAAAGCTCTGGTCGTTGCCGCACATATGGAGTCTCCTTTGTTGATACCTCTGTGGGTTATTTCCATGTAGGCCAGTTCCCAGACGACCGTCACTGCTCACGTCTGCGCACTCTGATAGCACACTTTGCTCCCGCTGAGGTGCTCTTTGAAAAGGGGAACCCATCTGTTGAAACACGCAAAATCCTCAAGGCCTCCCTGTCCTCTGCCTTGCAGGAAGGGCTTAATGCAGGCACCCAGTTCTGGGATGCTCAGAAGACTCTTAAGACCCTTTCAGAAGAAGATTACTTTAGCGAGACTGCTGGCAAGGATCAGGGGGCAGGAAAAAATTTTCTTCCCGCTCTTCTCAAGAACATGACCTCTGAGAGTGATTCACTGTGCCTGACTCCTAAAGAGGGCTATGAGCTGGCACTGTCGGCGCTGGGTGGATGCATTTTCTACCTGAAGAAATGTCTGGTAGACCAAGAGCTGCTCTCCATGGCCAACTTTGAAGAATATATTCCTGTTGATGTTGAGATGGAAAAAGCTGCCGGACCTGCCAGTTTCTTTGCCCAGACTCGTCAGCGGATGGTCCTTGATGGAGTGACTCTGGCAAACTTGGAAATCTTTCAGAGCGGGTCGGGAGGAACAGAAGGGACGCTGCTGGAGCGTTTGGATACCTGCTCAACCCCATTTGGCAAGAGGCTGCTGAAGCAGTGGCTCTGTGCCCCTCTGTGCAACCCCACATCCATCAACGACCGACTGAATGCAGTGGAAGACCTGATGGGAGCTCAGGCCCAGGCTACTGAGGTTTCAGACCTGCTGAAGAAGCTTCCAGATCTGGAACGCCTTCTGAGTAAAATCCACAGCATTGGCACTCCTCTAAAGGGCCAGGATCACCCTGACAGCAGAGCAGTTCTCTATGAGGAGGTCACCTACAGCAAGCGCAAGATCACAGACTTCCTCTCAGCACTGGAAGGTTTCAAAACCATGCAGGAGATCATTTCCGTCCTCGCTCCAGTTTCAGATGAATCTCGTTCCAAGTTGCTCTGTCAAATTGTCACCCTGAAAAGCGAAAAGGACGGGCTCTTTCCCGACCTCTCTGCTGAACTCAAGCGCTGGGATACGGCCTTTGACCACCAGAAAGCCCGCACTACTGGTGTGATATCCCCTAAAGCAGGCTTTGACCCAGAGTATGACCAGGCCCTGGCTGGAGTCAAGAACTGCGAACGCGAGCTGCAGGAGTACctggacagacagaagaagagacttGGCTGTAAAAACATGTCCTACTGGGGAACTGGGCGAAACCGCTACCAGATGGAGGTGCCTGACAGCGTCTCAGAGAGGAACATTCCTGAGGAGTACGAGGTGAAATCCACAAAAAAAGGCTGGAAGCGTTATGTGACAAAAGAGTCAGAGCGACTTTTCTCAGAGCTGCAAGGATTCGAGGAGAAGAGAGACGCTGCTGTGAAAGACTGCATGAGGAGGCTCTTCTACAACTTTGACAAGAACTACAAAGACTGGAAGACGGGCGTGGAGTGCATGGCAGTGCTGG atgcaCTGCTGGCCTTGTCGCGCTACAGTCAGGGTGGAGACGGACCGATGACCAGGCCAGAGGTGGTGCTCCCTGAGGGTGATGACCAGGTGGCGCCATTCCTTGACCTCACTGGATCCCGTCACCCTTGCGTCACCAAGACGTTTTTCGGCGACGACTTCATCCCTAATGACATACACATCGGCTGCCCTGGCAGCAGTGAAGACGACGAGGAAAAAAACGATGCCTCTTGTGTCCTCGTCACAGGGCCAAACATGGGTGGAAAGTCTACTCTGATGAGACAG TGTGGACTTGTGATCATCCTAGCTCAGCTGGGCTGCTACGTTCCCGCCGAGAGCTTGCGCTTCACACCAGTCGACAGGGTCTTCACTCGGCTGGGCGCCTCAGATCGCATCATGGCTG GAGAGAGTACCTTCTTTGTGGAGCTGAGTGAGACTGCCAGCATCCTGCATCACGCTACAAAACATTCCCTTGTGCTCCTGGATGAATTAG GAAGGGGCACAGCCACATATGATGGCACAGCGATTGCCAGCGCTGTTGTGAAGGAGCTTGCTGAGAAGATCTGCTGTCGCACGCTCTTCTCCACACATTACCACTCCCTGGTGGAGGACTATGCCAACAACCATGCTGTGCGGTTGGGCCACATG gcatGCATGGTGGAGAATGAATGCGAGGATCCAAGTCAGGAGACCATCACGTTCCTCTACAAGTTCATCACCGGTGCTTGTCCGAAGAGTTACGGCTTCAATGCTGCTCGACTCGCCAGCCTGCCAGAAGAGGTCATCCAGTCAGGTCACAGGAAGGCCAGAGAGTTTGAGAAGAGCACCATCAGCCTCAGACTCTTCAA GAAGCTTTGCCAGTTTGCTGAAGATGCTACACTGGGAAACACACACTTCGCTTCACTCATTCAGATGCTCAACAACCTGTAG